One genomic window of Myxococcales bacterium includes the following:
- a CDS encoding sigma-54-dependent Fis family transcriptional regulator translates to MDTLFVVDDEILITEVLDRLLADAGYAVHVYHQAEPALAEIKEKNPFLVLLDLQLPGMNGLEALQLIRRRNRGTEVMMISGYGTIEMAVEAMKLGACDFLSKPLQLPEVLSRVGRIHETFLLRNKVDELRSRQKEEFFATLYQSRHPSFAAIDRTVRQITQFPNIVALITGDSGTGKEMLARQIHYQSPHAEGAFVPVNCAAIPENLLESELFGYEPGSFTGALAKGKAGLIERADGGTLFLDEIGDLPAAAQVKLLRFLQDRIVTRIGGSEGRKMDCSIIAATHRDPEKMMKEGTFREDLYYRINVIRLHLPPLRDRPDDILAYADSFLTQYNQHMGRRFQGFDQYARQKLLTYAWPGNLRELRNAIERACLLATGSWITAIDLVTNAQETIGRPEAGLEKPMPLDLATNIYVRRVLESVSGNKSEAAKLLDISRNRLKRLLSSN, encoded by the coding sequence GTGGATACCCTGTTTGTTGTCGATGACGAAATTCTGATCACCGAGGTGCTGGACCGGTTGCTCGCCGACGCCGGTTACGCGGTGCACGTCTACCATCAGGCCGAGCCGGCGTTGGCCGAAATCAAGGAAAAGAATCCATTTCTGGTGCTGCTCGATCTGCAATTGCCGGGCATGAACGGCCTCGAAGCCCTGCAGTTGATCCGCCGCCGGAACCGCGGCACCGAGGTGATGATGATTTCCGGCTACGGCACCATCGAAATGGCGGTCGAGGCGATGAAGCTGGGCGCCTGCGACTTCCTTTCCAAGCCGCTGCAATTGCCGGAAGTCCTCTCGCGGGTCGGGCGCATCCACGAAACCTTTCTGTTGCGCAACAAGGTCGACGAGCTGCGGTCGCGCCAGAAAGAGGAATTTTTCGCGACCCTCTACCAGAGCCGTCACCCGTCCTTCGCGGCGATCGACCGGACGGTGCGCCAGATCACGCAGTTTCCCAACATCGTGGCGCTGATCACCGGCGATTCGGGAACCGGCAAGGAAATGCTGGCCCGCCAGATCCACTACCAAAGCCCGCACGCCGAAGGGGCGTTCGTGCCGGTGAACTGCGCGGCGATTCCGGAAAATCTGCTCGAATCCGAACTGTTCGGCTACGAACCGGGCTCCTTCACCGGCGCGCTGGCCAAGGGCAAGGCGGGCCTGATCGAACGGGCCGACGGCGGCACGCTGTTTCTCGATGAAATCGGCGATCTGCCCGCCGCCGCCCAGGTCAAGCTGCTCCGCTTTCTGCAGGATCGTATCGTGACGCGCATCGGCGGCAGCGAGGGCCGTAAGATGGATTGTTCCATCATCGCCGCCACCCATCGCGATCCCGAAAAAATGATGAAGGAGGGGACGTTCCGCGAGGACTTGTACTACCGGATCAACGTCATTCGGCTGCATCTGCCGCCGCTGCGCGACCGCCCGGACGACATTCTGGCTTACGCCGATTCTTTTCTGACGCAGTACAACCAGCACATGGGCCGGCGCTTTCAAGGCTTCGACCAATACGCCCGCCAGAAGCTGCTGACCTATGCCTGGCCCGGAAATCTGCGCGAATTGCGCAATGCCATCGAGCGGGCCTGCCTGCTGGCCACGGGCTCCTGGATCACGGCGATCGACCTGGTGACCAATGCGCAAGAGACGATCGGCCGTCCGGAGGCCGGTTTGGAAAAACCCATGCCCCTGGACTTGGCGACCAACATCTATGTGCGCCGGGTTTTGGAATCGGTGAGCGGCAACAAGTCCGAAGCCGCAAAATTGCTGGATATCAGCCGTAACCGATTGAAAAGACTGCTTAGTTCCAATTAG